From the Pseudoalteromonas tunicata genome, one window contains:
- a CDS encoding capsular polysaccharide biosynthesis protein translates to MSFLFISRNNVHARYYRKLIPQLGLTAHLHVMGKPKLSAWRFLKMAWRSDLAELIATQARRKQAKQQLIWQLPLVLFLYRALLFGFEYLRLAKYLALLTELQPAKVVLWNGKKLPNQTVVLAAEQLAIAVCFFENGLLPNTTSLDPRGVNEAASLVKNPAFYLRQTKLTEPLFKAPVIEQRKADIRRKAELEQTLPKRYIFVPFQVPHDTQVVCYSPWISDMEALFDAVMKAVKSLNQPDLMVIFKEHPSWHKHYSHLYHKDPQACFANANLTQELILGAQAVITINSTVGLEGLLLNKKVITLGQACFNLDGLVLHCGNQHQLEIALQRLPNWQPNQLLRNAYFNYLQQVYCIAGRWSECSNEHVQAVKARLLATDAFSKGEYLSLVSNADAAA, encoded by the coding sequence ATGAGTTTTTTATTTATCAGCCGTAACAACGTGCATGCTCGCTACTATCGTAAATTAATTCCTCAGTTGGGTTTAACCGCCCACTTGCATGTAATGGGTAAACCTAAACTTTCGGCATGGCGATTTTTAAAAATGGCATGGCGCAGCGATTTAGCAGAGCTAATTGCCACGCAAGCTCGTCGTAAGCAGGCTAAACAACAGCTGATTTGGCAACTTCCGTTGGTATTATTTTTATATCGCGCTTTACTGTTTGGATTTGAATATTTACGTTTGGCAAAATATTTAGCATTACTCACTGAACTTCAGCCAGCTAAAGTGGTGCTCTGGAATGGAAAAAAACTGCCAAATCAAACCGTAGTATTAGCTGCAGAGCAGTTGGCAATTGCGGTGTGTTTTTTTGAAAATGGCTTGCTGCCTAATACGACCAGTTTGGATCCAAGAGGTGTCAATGAGGCGGCAAGTTTAGTGAAAAATCCGGCATTTTACTTACGTCAAACCAAACTTACCGAGCCACTTTTTAAAGCGCCAGTGATTGAACAACGCAAGGCCGATATACGCAGGAAAGCCGAGCTGGAGCAAACCTTGCCCAAACGGTATATTTTTGTGCCATTTCAAGTGCCTCACGACACCCAAGTTGTGTGTTATTCGCCATGGATTAGCGATATGGAAGCGCTCTTTGATGCGGTAATGAAGGCGGTTAAATCGTTAAATCAGCCAGATTTGATGGTGATTTTTAAAGAACATCCTTCATGGCATAAGCATTATTCACACTTGTATCATAAAGACCCGCAAGCTTGTTTTGCTAACGCAAATCTGACCCAGGAGCTCATTTTGGGCGCACAAGCGGTGATCACGATTAATTCAACTGTTGGTTTAGAAGGGTTATTACTAAATAAAAAAGTCATTACGTTAGGACAAGCCTGCTTTAATTTAGATGGGTTAGTACTGCACTGTGGTAACCAACATCAGTTAGAAATCGCCCTTCAGCGTTTGCCCAATTGGCAGCCAAATCAGTTGCTTCGTAATGCTTATTTTAATTATTTGCAGCAAGTTTATTGTATTGCTGGGCGCTGGTCTGAGTGCTCTAATGAGCATGTGCAAGCGGTTAAAGCGCGCTTATTAGCAACAGACGCTTTTTCAAAAGGTGAGTATTTATCTTTAGTTTCAAATGCTGATGCAGCTGCATAA
- a CDS encoding winged helix-turn-helix domain-containing protein: MLTKTPFRIGSYQINPLENTVVNQEQTNSLQPKFIEVLVFLASQHPNIVTREQIINAVWDGNGYVGEKALTNAIWHLRKTLVDKPTQQEYIETIRKTGYRLLYQPHYQELESQLAESLLIKQWYAKWPIKWLSAIAFMGVFILIGLFVGLFSRPSVAPTYGDPELLTQYPGRELFPAMSEDGRYLLFSWRKMDRDTDLYLKDLSQPSVPPKNITNSEFVESRPIWSSDNQTIYYYRKKQKCQIIAQHLETDDVTVIGHCAASGGGALALFKDDTRLLYIGKTETDDANAIYQLDLTTQHREKLTCVTSCHFDEEYVTLSPDELSMIVVRSLSTGQHQLVLHTFSTQQEQVLLTWMHTIRGVSWHPNLAKLVFASHENGKRLGYEMDMKTRELTKLPVQGFSYPRYDAKGDIYYHNWQMGTAIMRIELDAQINSAPFPLLQSDYNFRYPNFSAAANKLVVVSNESGGDELWLASLDGTNRTQLTELNAVVRDPVWSHDGRFIVFNAITLTENVLYLLDVATRQVQVLNTQFAFHYKASWSLDDKAIFVSDGNDVFKLTLVDQLLEKITDNGVRYLVESAPNTYIYSKKDDKGLWTKSAHEAERSLFDDVKLPSSTGWQLTKQGIYYFKVRGHDYRLGFYNFSTAQHQDLLRVPERTYSRTRGMAYVPERNWLLFTGYETPQVDIKRLVQK, encoded by the coding sequence ATGTTAACAAAAACGCCATTTCGTATTGGTAGTTATCAGATTAACCCGTTAGAAAACACGGTTGTAAATCAAGAACAAACGAATAGCTTGCAGCCAAAATTTATTGAAGTTTTGGTTTTTTTGGCATCGCAACATCCTAATATCGTTACTCGTGAGCAAATTATAAATGCGGTGTGGGATGGTAATGGTTATGTGGGCGAAAAAGCCCTCACTAATGCGATTTGGCATTTACGAAAAACCTTGGTTGATAAACCAACGCAGCAAGAATATATCGAAACAATTCGTAAAACAGGTTATCGACTGCTGTATCAACCCCACTATCAAGAGTTAGAGTCACAGCTTGCTGAGTCACTGCTGATCAAACAATGGTATGCAAAATGGCCCATAAAATGGTTAAGTGCGATAGCATTTATGGGCGTATTTATATTAATAGGCTTATTTGTTGGTTTGTTTTCACGGCCAAGTGTCGCCCCCACTTATGGCGACCCTGAATTATTAACCCAGTATCCTGGGCGAGAGTTGTTTCCGGCGATGTCTGAAGATGGCCGCTATTTATTGTTTTCGTGGCGCAAAATGGATCGTGATACTGATCTATACCTCAAAGATTTATCACAACCTAGTGTTCCACCTAAAAACATAACCAACAGTGAGTTTGTGGAGTCGCGGCCAATTTGGTCCAGTGATAATCAAACGATTTATTACTACCGAAAAAAACAAAAATGCCAAATCATTGCCCAACATTTGGAAACAGACGATGTGACTGTGATTGGTCATTGTGCGGCTTCTGGGGGTGGGGCGTTGGCGCTATTTAAAGATGATACTCGCTTACTCTACATCGGGAAAACCGAAACGGATGATGCCAATGCCATTTATCAGCTTGATTTAACAACGCAACACCGAGAAAAGTTAACCTGTGTTACAAGTTGTCATTTTGATGAGGAATACGTAACACTATCGCCTGATGAGCTTTCTATGATAGTAGTACGAAGCTTGTCGACAGGCCAACACCAGCTTGTTTTACACACATTTTCAACACAGCAAGAACAGGTTTTATTAACTTGGATGCATACCATTCGGGGCGTTTCGTGGCATCCAAATTTAGCAAAGTTGGTGTTTGCCTCACATGAAAATGGCAAACGGCTGGGTTATGAAATGGATATGAAAACGAGGGAGCTCACGAAATTACCCGTGCAAGGGTTTAGTTATCCGCGTTACGATGCAAAAGGCGATATCTACTATCATAATTGGCAAATGGGCACAGCCATTATGCGCATCGAGCTTGATGCGCAAATTAACTCTGCCCCTTTTCCTTTATTACAATCAGATTATAACTTTCGATACCCTAATTTTTCGGCTGCGGCCAATAAGCTGGTCGTGGTCTCTAATGAATCGGGAGGCGATGAGCTGTGGCTAGCCAGTTTAGATGGTACAAATCGCACCCAATTAACCGAGCTTAACGCCGTGGTGCGTGACCCAGTTTGGTCTCATGATGGCAGGTTTATTGTATTTAATGCCATTACGCTTACCGAAAATGTTCTGTACTTATTAGATGTTGCGACCCGCCAAGTTCAGGTATTGAATACGCAATTTGCATTTCATTACAAGGCGAGCTGGTCATTGGATGATAAAGCTATTTTTGTCAGCGATGGTAACGATGTATTTAAGCTCACGTTAGTAGATCAATTACTTGAAAAAATCACCGATAATGGCGTGCGTTATTTGGTCGAGTCAGCGCCAAATACCTATATTTACAGCAAAAAAGATGACAAAGGTCTGTGGACTAAATCAGCCCATGAGGCTGAGCGCAGCCTGTTTGATGATGTGAAATTACCCAGCAGCACCGGTTGGCAATTAACCAAGCAGGGCATTTACTACTTTAAGGTCCGTGGTCATGATTACCGCTTGGGCTTTTATAATTTCAGTACTGCTCAGCACCAAGATTTATTACGTGTACCAGAGCGTACTTATAGCCGTACCCGCGGTATGGCGTATGTGCCAGAGCGAAACTGGCTGTTATTTACCGGCTACGAAACACCGCAAGTCGATATCAAGCGATTAGTACAAAAATAG
- a CDS encoding sulfurtransferase produces the protein MQLPHNLVSCQWLAQHIDDGSLVVFDAGMSPAGSAKPYLAAAIIKGAQRFDFSNHLHDTTNPLPNMMPNAAFFTQAMQAMGVSQTSAVVVYDDQGIYSAARAWWMFKAMGFNNVAVLDGGLPAWLAQQGPVQSAYSSPLAQGNFIAQVQVGLFIDAAQVLNSVADENVMLLDARPANRFSGEQAEPRAGMRAGHIPHSKNLPYPDVIEHGFLRKTAELKALFGLRVPSHVQQLQFSCGSGVTACILALAASELGYTDLAVYDGSWSEWGQRVDLPIDTH, from the coding sequence ATGCAACTGCCGCACAATTTGGTTTCTTGTCAATGGTTAGCGCAGCATATTGATGATGGTTCACTGGTCGTTTTTGATGCAGGTATGAGTCCCGCAGGATCAGCAAAGCCTTATTTGGCGGCAGCTATTATCAAAGGCGCACAGCGTTTTGATTTTTCGAATCACTTACATGATACGACTAACCCATTGCCTAATATGATGCCAAATGCCGCTTTTTTTACTCAAGCCATGCAAGCAATGGGCGTGAGTCAAACCAGCGCGGTAGTGGTATATGATGACCAAGGGATTTATAGCGCGGCGCGCGCTTGGTGGATGTTCAAAGCCATGGGCTTTAACAATGTCGCAGTGCTTGATGGCGGCTTACCTGCATGGTTGGCGCAACAGGGGCCGGTGCAATCTGCCTATTCTTCGCCGTTGGCTCAAGGTAATTTTATTGCTCAAGTGCAGGTGGGGTTGTTTATTGATGCTGCCCAAGTATTAAACTCTGTGGCGGATGAAAACGTGATGCTACTTGATGCTCGCCCTGCAAATCGTTTTAGTGGTGAGCAAGCGGAGCCAAGAGCGGGCATGCGAGCAGGTCATATCCCTCATTCAAAAAATTTGCCTTATCCTGATGTGATTGAGCATGGTTTTTTGCGTAAAACAGCAGAGCTAAAAGCGCTGTTTGGTCTGCGCGTACCAAGCCATGTGCAACAATTGCAATTTAGCTGTGGTTCGGGTGTCACAGCGTGTATTCTAGCACTGGCCGCCAGTGAACTCGGTTATACCGATTTAGCTGTCTATGATGGCTCATGGAGCGAGTGGGGGCAGCGAGTCGATTTACCTATAGATACACATTAA
- a CDS encoding efflux RND transporter permease subunit, protein MNLTRSSLKNPASVVVILVLIMLFGLISVFKLPIQLTPNIEQPQISIFSGWRSAAPEEIESVIIEPLENAVKNTPGAIDVTTQIGQGNGSITLTFEVGADMQQAMLDVLNNLNQAPPLPLDAIDPIISAGGNAGPGSGGPTAATLLVVPTADVESVDMSAYQKVIEDVIEPRLARIQGVARVFMASQRPRELRVSFDPHKAAALGISINDMTRTLANSRDVSGGIADVGRRQYTVRFTGQYNTQNLGDMRIGYSNQRPIYLRDVATVEDTLVDRQAMTLRNGKPAYYITMTRSNDSNTVAVLDELNIAIKELNDGALQEHGLAIELSYDASVHIRNALDLVKSNLGLGVLLACGILWLFFRGFGPTLIIAATIPVSLMVAFLALNIFDRSLNVVSLAGLAFAVGLVLDAAIIVQENINRLRADGMENNKAALKGAVQVSGALFASTATSVAIFLPILFMAGIEGQLFSDLALTLSIAVIASFVSAVTIIPIASKYLLTQPAKADPFAAYWQSLTQWVMKLTNSKTKQWSWIASLLLGSVIATWAFLPQTDFMPRAPTDGFFYSLNTPPGGNIEFMEAEIASRVKQRLMPHYTGEKLPKIRNFNFYVFGSNAGGFIYADDPLHVQELMDVARNEIFAGLPDTQVFLFRGSMIQVSNGGNGRTLSIDLKGPDMDKLIEVAELGLKTVAEQMPGSTAQPQPSLDMAEPELRLHPNDRRISQAGLTRTDVARAIQAFTSGLFVTEYFDGNERMNVILRATQWQTPEQLAALPIASPDAGIQTLGELTTLERTVGPSQLRRVNGKRTVSILVTPPEDMSLQQAQQLLNEKVLPIMKAQLPSDASLILAGNAEKMASAIDEMQINFALAMFILFLLMTALFKSAKDSFLVLLVMPMAVAGGVLALALLNLFTFQSLDLLTMIGFIILLGLVVNNAILLVDQTREAERAGLSRTKAVEQAVLIRARPVYLSTLTSLFGMLPLMLMPGVGSEIYRGLATVIVGGMAISAIFTLVLMPSLLRLGEQKLAAQISAIPNQIPDVVAVNFAANQK, encoded by the coding sequence ATGAACTTAACCCGCAGCTCCTTGAAAAACCCAGCGAGTGTGGTGGTCATTTTAGTCTTAATCATGCTGTTTGGTTTGATTAGTGTCTTTAAACTACCCATTCAGCTCACGCCAAATATCGAGCAACCTCAAATTAGTATTTTTTCTGGCTGGCGCTCTGCCGCTCCGGAAGAAATCGAATCGGTTATTATTGAGCCGCTTGAAAATGCGGTGAAAAATACGCCTGGTGCAATTGATGTCACTACTCAGATAGGTCAGGGTAATGGTTCTATTACCCTCACGTTTGAAGTGGGAGCTGACATGCAACAAGCTATGTTAGATGTATTAAATAATCTAAATCAAGCCCCTCCATTACCCTTAGATGCGATCGACCCTATCATTTCAGCTGGTGGCAATGCAGGCCCCGGCAGCGGTGGCCCAACGGCCGCGACTTTGCTTGTTGTCCCTACGGCGGATGTCGAAAGTGTCGATATGTCAGCTTATCAAAAGGTCATTGAAGATGTGATTGAGCCTCGCTTAGCGCGGATTCAAGGCGTTGCTAGGGTCTTTATGGCAAGCCAGCGTCCACGGGAACTGAGAGTCAGCTTTGACCCACACAAAGCCGCGGCACTGGGTATCTCAATTAATGATATGACCCGTACCCTTGCCAATAGTCGCGATGTATCTGGTGGTATCGCTGATGTAGGGCGCAGGCAATATACGGTGCGTTTTACTGGGCAATATAATACCCAAAACCTCGGCGATATGCGCATTGGTTATTCAAACCAGCGGCCCATTTATTTGCGCGATGTGGCAACAGTAGAAGATACTTTGGTTGACCGCCAAGCTATGACACTGCGCAATGGTAAGCCTGCGTATTACATTACCATGACGCGTTCGAATGATTCCAATACTGTGGCTGTGCTTGATGAGTTAAATATTGCAATCAAGGAGCTTAATGACGGTGCATTACAAGAGCATGGGTTAGCCATTGAGCTTAGTTACGATGCGTCGGTGCATATTCGCAATGCCCTTGATTTGGTGAAAAGTAATTTAGGTTTAGGGGTCTTACTCGCTTGTGGCATTTTGTGGCTGTTCTTTCGTGGTTTTGGCCCGACGCTGATTATTGCTGCAACGATCCCTGTTTCCTTAATGGTGGCTTTTTTAGCGCTGAATATTTTTGATCGCAGTTTAAATGTGGTGTCTTTGGCGGGCCTTGCATTTGCGGTGGGTTTGGTGCTTGATGCTGCGATTATTGTCCAAGAAAATATTAACCGGTTGCGCGCCGATGGTATGGAAAATAATAAAGCCGCTTTAAAGGGAGCTGTTCAGGTTAGTGGGGCTTTATTTGCATCAACTGCAACCAGTGTCGCCATTTTCTTACCTATTTTATTTATGGCGGGCATTGAAGGTCAGTTATTTTCAGATTTAGCGCTCACCTTATCGATTGCGGTGATTGCATCGTTTGTAAGCGCTGTGACTATTATTCCCATCGCCAGTAAATATTTACTCACCCAACCCGCGAAAGCAGACCCATTTGCGGCTTATTGGCAAAGTTTAACGCAATGGGTAATGAAGCTGACCAATAGTAAAACAAAACAGTGGAGCTGGATTGCTAGTTTATTACTTGGCTCTGTTATCGCGACATGGGCTTTTTTGCCGCAAACCGACTTTATGCCAAGAGCGCCAACGGATGGCTTTTTTTACAGCTTAAATACCCCTCCAGGCGGCAATATTGAATTTATGGAGGCAGAAATAGCAAGTCGAGTAAAACAACGATTAATGCCGCATTATACCGGTGAAAAACTGCCTAAAATCCGCAATTTTAATTTTTATGTCTTTGGATCAAATGCAGGAGGGTTTATTTATGCTGATGATCCACTTCACGTCCAAGAGTTGATGGATGTAGCACGTAACGAAATCTTTGCCGGTTTACCTGATACGCAAGTCTTTTTGTTTCGAGGTTCGATGATCCAAGTATCTAATGGCGGAAATGGTCGTACTTTAAGCATAGATCTAAAAGGGCCGGATATGGACAAATTAATTGAAGTTGCAGAGCTTGGCCTTAAAACAGTTGCGGAGCAAATGCCGGGCTCAACTGCACAGCCTCAACCTTCGCTTGATATGGCCGAACCCGAACTTCGCTTGCATCCAAACGATAGACGCATTAGCCAAGCTGGGCTTACTCGCACCGATGTTGCCAGAGCCATTCAAGCCTTTACCAGTGGCTTATTTGTCACTGAGTATTTTGATGGAAATGAGCGGATGAATGTCATTTTACGAGCAACGCAATGGCAAACACCGGAGCAGTTAGCAGCCCTGCCGATAGCGAGTCCCGATGCTGGGATTCAAACCTTGGGTGAGCTAACCACACTTGAACGCACAGTAGGACCTTCGCAACTTAGACGGGTGAATGGTAAACGAACAGTCAGTATTTTAGTGACGCCGCCTGAGGATATGTCGTTGCAACAAGCTCAGCAGTTATTAAACGAAAAAGTGCTACCGATAATGAAAGCGCAATTACCCAGTGATGCCAGCCTCATTTTAGCGGGGAATGCCGAGAAAATGGCATCAGCGATTGATGAAATGCAAATCAACTTTGCTCTTGCGATGTTTATTTTATTTTTACTGATGACGGCGTTATTTAAGTCAGCCAAAGATAGTTTTTTGGTGTTATTGGTGATGCCAATGGCAGTCGCAGGTGGAGTCTTAGCCTTGGCGCTTTTAAATCTATTTACTTTTCAATCTCTTGATTTACTTACCATGATAGGTTTTATCATTTTACTCGGTTTAGTGGTCAATAATGCTATTTTGCTGGTTGACCAAACCCGCGAAGCAGAACGTGCCGGGCTTAGTCGTACCAAAGCGGTAGAACAAGCCGTCCTTATAAGAGCTCGCCCGGTGTATTTAAGTACCTTAACTAGTTTATTTGGCATGTTGCCACTAATGCTTATGCCTGGGGTAGGTTCTGAAATTTATCGCGGTTTAGCAACGGTTATTGTGGGGGGGATGGCAATTAGCGCTATTTTCACCTTAGTTTTAATGCCTAGTTTATTGCGCTTGGGCGAACAAAAATTAGCAGCGCAAATCAGTGCTATCCCCAATCAAATCCCTGATGTGGTTGCGGTTAATTTTGCTGCAAATCAAAAGTGA
- a CDS encoding TonB-dependent receptor domain-containing protein translates to MKYITFKKCLIACAISSAFIGQTYANEQSIEKTVINDAAPQSSTAKDELPEKITVTGSRLRRDSFSVATPLVTMDKAEIQDSGLGSLSEILVEGFPAISEGSSNTNSQSSVQNTGLSTIDLRNLGTNRTLTLIDGRRVVSNSYSGNYVSLSTIPTGMVDRVEIISGGASATYGSDAVAGVVNIITQSKKEGAEIKARAGSSTEGGAEEFSLDLSYGSSFDNENGYLFFSTTIDRQLGISFNDRKRAAIETDYRYNTTKMCNEMNTENDYQCMADITKADWRDRSDGTLGGVFLEASQNGTQFWYDESGLRNDWKDNEERFGVNSAQWEDLKIPEDRMSAAIKFDYDFNSSLSGYFQVQYAQNDSENVKSPEDEYEGAYALVLDPITGEASRVAPGYIPINNPYVPQEILDANPYKNRIYWDRRFGEVGEIVNDNKRTTLRTWAGLQGTAFNDQWDWDLSVGFGKFKQKQNRYNELNTFHVNNALQAEYADDGVTIQCKDEAARADGCVPLNLFGIGSITPEAADYIRANPTITTDIEQFNVLGYMTGDLFELPAGTVTAVFGGEFRRDSQKVKTSKEQEFGGITFNVVPTFSGDVEVSELFAEAAIPLLKDAPGAKNLTAELSARIADYSWSNTGLVGSYKVGLIWEPIAGYAIRANYALAQRAPTITELVSPPRGDYDTFTDICNGVTATSTNPGHDNCRKEPTIAAVIADEGVFKDSNNSYSPNTGNTELKEESADTYTLGMTFAPSFLDGFRLAVDYYDIKISDAIAQIDNADIIQQCYDSALPWGTDNRFCNDITRDTEGNIIEILQRSFNLDELRTRGYDVAAEYKFDLTDLGSLTLKADLTHVIEYSKTFATNDGIQTNQYAGQLDNGIFTDRASMSLAWSYEGLRLRWSTKFRGAMIDSQSRADSYLKAIEANNERCAANDVGCIANPEQLAYHELPSYTTHNISASYNFALSNSSDMRVSGGLNNVFDNKGPFVLGGTGNFDSSYGGGVGRFAYLSAEVRF, encoded by the coding sequence ATGAAGTACATCACTTTTAAAAAGTGTCTGATCGCCTGTGCTATCAGTAGCGCCTTTATCGGTCAAACATATGCTAATGAACAATCAATAGAAAAGACAGTAATCAACGATGCTGCTCCCCAAAGTTCTACTGCAAAAGACGAACTTCCAGAAAAAATTACCGTGACAGGTTCCCGTCTTCGTCGAGACAGTTTTTCAGTTGCAACGCCTTTAGTTACGATGGACAAAGCTGAAATCCAAGATTCTGGTTTAGGATCTTTGTCAGAAATTTTGGTTGAGGGATTTCCAGCAATCAGCGAAGGTAGCAGTAATACTAACTCGCAATCGAGTGTACAAAATACCGGTCTTTCGACGATTGACCTACGTAACTTAGGCACTAATCGTACTTTAACACTAATTGATGGCCGCCGCGTTGTCTCAAATAGCTACAGTGGTAATTATGTCAGTTTAAGTACGATCCCGACCGGTATGGTTGATAGAGTAGAAATTATTTCTGGTGGAGCCTCAGCAACTTATGGTTCTGACGCTGTTGCTGGCGTGGTTAATATTATTACTCAAAGTAAAAAAGAAGGCGCTGAAATAAAAGCGCGAGCAGGAAGTTCAACCGAAGGCGGGGCTGAAGAGTTTAGCCTTGATTTGAGCTATGGCTCCTCATTTGATAATGAAAATGGTTATCTGTTTTTCAGTACCACAATTGATCGCCAATTAGGTATTAGTTTTAATGACCGCAAACGCGCTGCTATAGAAACGGATTACCGTTACAACACAACCAAAATGTGTAACGAAATGAACACTGAAAATGACTATCAATGTATGGCTGATATCACAAAAGCAGATTGGCGCGATCGTAGCGATGGCACATTAGGCGGTGTCTTTTTAGAGGCAAGCCAAAATGGCACCCAATTTTGGTATGACGAAAGTGGATTGCGTAATGATTGGAAAGATAACGAAGAGCGTTTTGGTGTCAACTCTGCACAGTGGGAAGATTTAAAAATTCCTGAAGATAGAATGTCAGCAGCGATTAAATTTGATTATGATTTTAACTCATCACTTTCGGGTTATTTCCAAGTTCAATATGCTCAAAATGATTCAGAAAATGTTAAGTCGCCTGAAGATGAATACGAAGGTGCCTATGCCTTAGTACTTGATCCAATCACTGGCGAAGCAAGTCGTGTCGCACCAGGTTACATCCCAATTAATAACCCCTATGTACCGCAAGAGATTTTAGACGCTAACCCATACAAAAATAGAATTTATTGGGATCGTCGCTTTGGTGAAGTAGGCGAGATAGTCAATGATAATAAGCGCACAACATTACGCACTTGGGCTGGTTTACAAGGCACAGCATTTAACGATCAATGGGATTGGGATTTATCAGTTGGTTTTGGTAAATTTAAACAAAAACAAAATCGCTATAACGAATTAAATACTTTCCATGTTAACAATGCATTACAAGCAGAATACGCTGATGATGGTGTTACCATTCAATGTAAAGATGAAGCGGCCAGAGCCGATGGCTGTGTACCATTAAATTTATTTGGTATTGGTTCAATTACTCCTGAAGCTGCAGATTATATTCGAGCAAACCCTACTATCACCACCGATATCGAGCAGTTTAATGTCTTAGGCTACATGACGGGTGATTTATTCGAATTGCCTGCAGGTACTGTCACTGCAGTATTTGGTGGTGAATTCCGCCGTGATTCACAAAAAGTAAAAACCAGTAAAGAACAAGAGTTTGGGGGCATTACATTTAACGTAGTTCCAACCTTCTCTGGCGATGTTGAAGTATCTGAACTTTTTGCCGAAGCTGCGATCCCGTTATTAAAAGATGCGCCGGGGGCTAAAAACTTAACGGCAGAACTATCTGCGCGTATTGCTGATTATTCTTGGTCAAATACCGGTTTAGTTGGCAGCTATAAAGTTGGTTTAATTTGGGAGCCAATAGCAGGTTATGCTATACGAGCAAACTACGCCCTCGCCCAAAGAGCACCAACAATTACTGAGTTGGTCTCACCGCCACGCGGGGATTACGATACCTTTACCGATATTTGTAATGGTGTAACTGCAACCTCAACTAATCCAGGGCATGACAATTGCCGCAAAGAACCAACCATTGCTGCAGTTATTGCTGATGAAGGCGTATTTAAAGATAGTAATAACAGCTACTCACCAAATACAGGTAATACCGAACTAAAAGAAGAAAGTGCCGATACCTATACTTTAGGGATGACATTTGCGCCGAGTTTTCTTGATGGCTTTCGCTTAGCTGTAGATTATTACGACATAAAAATTAGTGATGCAATTGCCCAAATTGACAACGCCGACATCATCCAACAATGCTACGACTCAGCATTGCCTTGGGGCACTGATAATCGTTTTTGTAATGATATAACACGCGATACAGAAGGCAATATTATCGAAATTTTGCAACGTTCATTCAATTTAGATGAATTACGTACCCGAGGCTATGATGTTGCAGCTGAATATAAATTCGATTTAACTGATCTTGGTAGCTTAACGCTAAAAGCGGATCTGACCCATGTAATTGAATATTCAAAAACCTTTGCAACCAACGATGGTATTCAAACAAACCAATATGCAGGTCAACTTGATAATGGCATATTTACCGACAGAGCATCAATGTCTCTTGCTTGGTCATATGAAGGGCTTCGTTTACGTTGGAGTACAAAATTCCGTGGCGCAATGATTGATAGTCAATCGCGTGCAGATTCTTATTTAAAAGCAATAGAAGCCAATAACGAGCGCTGTGCAGCAAATGATGTGGGTTGTATCGCAAACCCAGAACAACTTGCATACCACGAGCTACCTTCATATACGACACACAATATTTCAGCTTCGTATAATTTCGCACTGAGCAATAGCTCTGACATGCGAGTATCAGGTGGTTTAAATAATGTGTTCGATAATAAAGGACCTTTCGTATTAGGTGGCACAGGCAACTTTGACAGTAGCTACGGCGGTGGTGTTGGTCGTTTCGCTTATTTAAGTGCTGAAGTGCGCTTCTAA
- a CDS encoding 5-carboxymethyl-2-hydroxymuconate Delta-isomerase, translating to MPHLVIELSDNLANQAQDMVYKVQQAALSCGLFDAPSVKSRAIIYQHFALGNLSDSFIHIQARILSGRNEKQKQELSDCLLDCLQHYWPNEGCLSVEIVEMNKQSYRKQQK from the coding sequence ATGCCACATTTAGTGATTGAGTTATCTGATAACTTAGCCAACCAAGCACAGGACATGGTCTATAAAGTCCAACAAGCTGCTTTATCGTGCGGCTTGTTTGATGCACCCAGCGTTAAAAGTCGCGCCATAATTTATCAACATTTTGCACTGGGTAATTTAAGCGATAGCTTTATCCATATTCAAGCCCGCATTTTAAGTGGTCGCAACGAGAAGCAAAAACAAGAACTCAGTGATTGTTTACTCGACTGCTTACAACATTATTGGCCCAATGAAGGTTGTCTTAGTGTTGAAATTGTTGAAATGAATAAACAAAGCTACCGCAAACAACAAAAATAG